One Ignavibacteria bacterium genomic window carries:
- a CDS encoding ornithine carbamoyltransferase: protein MDKKFKGKHFLSEDDWTKEELDVVFETAFELKQKFYAEEPTLYLPYKTLFMIFFEQSTRTRNSMEAGMTQLGGHAHDLTADKMQISHGESAKDTAIILSRMGHGIACRNCFYGIGKKYLDEMAKYATVPVMSLQDDVYHPFQGIADLMTIFEYFGKNPKGLKVTISWAYATSHAKPLSVPQSQILLFPRYGIDVTVAHPKEFPLSKNIVEKAYKNAEAGGGSLRFTDNMDEAFEGANVVIPKNWGGFAYYDVDYYLQNEEECKKEMKANLEKYKDWICDERRIKLAAKDVKLMHALPADRGKEVTDEVIDNPEISIVYDEAENRLHTAKAIMALTM from the coding sequence ATGGACAAAAAATTTAAAGGCAAACATTTTCTTTCTGAAGATGATTGGACAAAAGAAGAACTGGATGTAGTGTTTGAAACTGCATTTGAACTAAAACAAAAATTTTATGCAGAAGAACCAACCCTTTACCTTCCTTATAAAACTTTATTTATGATATTCTTTGAACAATCCACTCGAACAAGAAATTCGATGGAAGCAGGAATGACCCAGCTCGGAGGTCATGCACACGATTTGACTGCCGACAAAATGCAAATCTCTCATGGTGAATCGGCAAAGGATACGGCAATCATACTTTCAAGGATGGGACATGGAATTGCCTGCAGGAATTGTTTTTATGGAATTGGTAAAAAATATTTAGATGAAATGGCAAAGTATGCAACTGTTCCTGTTATGTCTTTGCAGGATGATGTTTATCATCCTTTTCAGGGAATTGCAGATTTGATGACAATCTTCGAATACTTTGGAAAAAATCCGAAAGGTTTGAAGGTAACAATTTCCTGGGCGTATGCAACATCGCATGCGAAACCTCTTTCTGTTCCGCAATCACAAATTCTTTTATTCCCGAGATATGGAATTGATGTAACAGTAGCTCATCCGAAAGAATTTCCACTTTCGAAAAATATTGTTGAAAAAGCTTATAAGAATGCTGAGGCTGGCGGAGGCAGTTTAAGATTTACTGACAATATGGATGAAGCTTTTGAAGGTGCAAATGTTGTGATTCCAAAAAATTGGGGCGGTTTTGCTTATTACGATGTTGATTACTATCTACAAAATGAAGAAGAATGTAAAAAGGAAATGAAAGCTAATCTTGAAAAATATAAAGATTGGATTTGTGACGAAAGAAGAATAAAGCTTGCTGCTAAAGATGTAAAATTAATGCATGCTCTTCCAGCCGATCGCGGAAAAGAGGTAACAGATGAAGTTATTGATAATCCAGAAATTTCTATTGTTTATGATGAAGCAGAAAATCGTCTTCACACCGCAAAAGCGATTATGGCATTGACAATGTAA